The following proteins are co-located in the Vigna unguiculata cultivar IT97K-499-35 chromosome 9, ASM411807v1, whole genome shotgun sequence genome:
- the LOC114162600 gene encoding uncharacterized protein LOC114162600 isoform X4, with protein sequence MILFAFSNIFQLHAFHFFFSKKKIHQNRTMKPQKEDDYVCEICGDIGWKEVLLTCSICKGGHEHAYCTRFHTLKIPEYWVCEPCQQSQCVSTSPLIEDQGIGSRASKTYQTNKTAKVKSLTEDEVIRLSSGASHPVSSTVVLGKHHRNDEILKKTMTSKHASCSFSKGIMAAIGSSEKDVYLELRRKRVEEEKKSGGSSGRTEAEGSSQRGDLLPPPVEKKSKRRDRLSKPGTPRPPSPKKTQNVEEGNKDSLSALFDSLLKINEGIKVSLSLEEAEIVSAIHPKVVLYALNEFQARAMVMGRHLETVFSKLADSSRLAAEIETLQRDLAEVNHRRQEVSMQLENVKNERSQLLAERNALKARCKELEMKDEESRAALEQLEGKLSASKAEHTSALEWIYELEGYVMPQHEEGFYKAIRQAAYLFNFDAGDDRIDIKKDVYDGVLMSIEDIVSAKAVVDDPEKVSSPPTA encoded by the exons ATGATTCTATTTGCATTCTCCAACATTTTTCAGTTGCATgcattccatttttttttttctaaaaaaaaaa tTCACCAGAATCGCACAATGAAGCCGCAGAAAGAAGATGACtat GTTTGTGAGATATGTGGTGATATTGGTTGGAAAGAAGTACTACTTACTTGTTCTATATGCAAAGGAGGACATGAACATGC TTATTGCACGAGATTTCATACCTTAAAAATTCCAGAATATTGGGTCTGTGAGCCTTGCCAACAATCCCAGTGTGTGTCAACTTCACCACTTATAGAAGATCAGGGTATTGGCTCAAGGGCTTCTAAAACGTATCAAACTAACAAAACTGCAAAAGTGAAGTCACTTACAGAGGATGAAGTCATTAGACTCTCTTCTGGAGCAAGTCATCCTGTTTCATCTACTGTGGTACTTGGGAAACATCATAGAAATGATGAAATACTCAAGAAAACAATGACTAGTAAACATGCTTCTTGCTCGTTTTCAAAAG GTATTATGGCGGCTATTGGTTCCTCTGAAAAGGATGTGTACTTGGAGCTAAGGCGAAAAAGGGtcgaagaagaaaagaagagtgGGGGAAGTTCTGGGCGGACTGAGGCAGAGGGATCATCTCAGAGGGGTGATTTATTGCCCCCTCCTGTTGAGAAGAAGAGCAAGCGACGCGATCGTCTCTCTAAACCAGGAACCCCTCGTCCTCCTTCGCCCAAGAAAACGCAAAATGTTGAAGAGGGAAACAAGGACTCCCTGTCGGCCCTCTTTGACTCACTGTTGAAGATAAATGAAGGCATAAAGGTGTCCCTGTCCTTAGAGGAGGCCGAGATAGTGTCTGCCATACATCCAAAAGTTGTTTTGTATGCACTGAATGAGTTTCAAGCTAGGGCTATGGTGATGGGGCGGCACCTGGAGACGGTCTTCAGCAAGTTGGCAGACTCCAGCAGGTTAGCTGCAGAAATAGAAACATTGCAGAGGGATTTGGCAGAAGTGAATCATAGAAGGCAAGAGGTGTCCATGCAACtagaaaatgtgaaaaatgagAGGTCCCAGCTCTTGGCAGAACGCAATGCTTTGAAGGCGCGCTGCAAAGAGCTGGAAATGAAGGATGAAGAATCTCGAGCCGCGCTGGAGCAACTGGAGGGGAAATTGTCGGCCTCCAAGGCCGAACACACCTCAGCCCTGGAATGGATCTACGAGTTGGAAGGATACGTGATGCCTCAGCACGAAGAGGGCTTTTATAAAGCTATTCGTCAAGCTGCCTACTTATTCAACTTTGATGCAGGAGATGATCGTATTGACATAAAAAAGGATGTTTATGATGGAGTCTTGATGAGTATTGAAGACATAGTTTCTGCCAAAGCTGTTGTTGACGATCCAGAGAAGGTGTCGTCACCTCCTACTGCCTGA